The Ornithodoros turicata isolate Travis chromosome 7, ASM3712646v1, whole genome shotgun sequence genome includes a region encoding these proteins:
- the LOC135400160 gene encoding retinol dehydrogenase 13-like produces the protein MAIPRGTKKKTKKNIMLSANFLRSFSAGQKNVCLVFFLGLMSLYTLRKLCEYSWGRCRSKRSMAGKTVIITGANSGMGKATAMELARRGAKVIMAWHSVNSALSAAAEVRQITSIDKVILRYLDPASFTSIRAFAKYVHEHEARVDVLINNAAVYNCDFMRTADELETQMEVNYLGHFLLINLLLDVLKASRPSRIIVVTSLLYVDGPIQLPDLVMNERNYDARQAYADSKLACALLVRELSKRLRGTGVTSYAVSPGLVNTSLGRYFKISWYSYLILLPLSLFLLRTPEQGCQSVVDCAVDEKYEKESGMLYRNCQMKTWHPTPLDAHLARNLWNTSKLLTEQPASPPEPEVAQEALV, from the coding sequence atggccattccccgtgggacgaagaagaagacgaagaagaacaTCATGCTCAGCGCGAACTTCCTTCGATCGTTTTCTGCTGGGCAGAAAAATGTCTGCTTGGTGTTCTTTCTTGGCCTCATGAGCCTCTACACACTACGGAAGCTCTGCGAATACAGCTGGGGTCGTTGTCGCAGCAAGAGATCCATGGCCGGAAAAACCGTCATCATAACTGGAGCCAACTCTGGTATGGGAAAAGCGACCGCAATGGAACTCGCTCGTCGTGGCGCCAAAGTCATCATGGCGTGGCACAGTGTGAACAGCGCTTTGAGCGCGGCTGCTGAGGTCCGTCAGATAACCTCCATAGACAAAGTCATACTTCGATATCTGGACCCGGCATCATTCACTTCCATTCGCGCTTTTGCCAAGTACGTCCACGAGCACGAAGCACGGGTCGACGTCCTCATCAATAACGCTGCTGTCTACAACTGCGACTTCATGCGAACCGCTGACGAACTTGAAACTCAGATGGAGGTTAACTACTTGGGACACTTTCTTCTCATCAACCTCCTCCTCGACGTCTTGAAGGCCTCCCGGCCAAGTCGGATAATAGTTGTGACGTCACTTCTTTACGTGGATGGCCCGATCCAGTTACCAGATCTCGTCATGAATGAAAGAAACTACGACGCTAGACAAGCGTACGCCGATAGCAAACTGGCATGCGCACTGTTAGTGCGCGAGCTTTCGAAACGTCTGCGAGGCACTGGCGTAACGTCGTACGCTGTAAGCCCAGGATTAGTGAACACCAGTCTAGGAAGGTATTTCAAGATCTCCTGGTACAGCTATCTGATACTGTTGCCCCTGTCGCTGTTCTTGCTGCGTACGCCGGAGCAAGGATGCCAGTCGGTCGTCGATTGCGCAGTTGACGAAAAGTACGAGAAAGAAAGCGGCATGTTGTACAGAAACTGTCAGATGAAGACGTGGCATCCAACTCCGCTTGACGCTCATCTCGCGAGAAATCTTTGGAACACGAGCAAGCTCTTGACAGAACAACCGGCGTCACCCCCTGAGCCAGAAGTGGCTCAGGAGGCACTAGTATAA
- the LOC135401755 gene encoding translocator protein-like, producing the protein MGLRDVLRVAGWTVLPNMGSLAGFYVIQANSDDFQLKFDIARRFPKGNSQVAIWTAFNVGMGYSAYLVHRDGGGLDGQARVPIAFYLVSLSCNWAWPAFFYDRTKFAIALLDTVALCCAIGALTAMYRPINTMAAILTLPCLSWSLYVTLFTYRVWKHGHRRKWRGVK; encoded by the exons ATGGGCCTACGAGACGTGTTGCGTGTGGCCGGCTGGACTGTGCTGCCCAATATGGGAAGTTTAGCAGGCTTCTATGTCATACAAGCCAACTCAGACGACTTTCAGCTG AAATTTGACATTGCCCGTCGGTTTCCCAAGGGCAATTCACAAGTTGCCATATGGACAGCCTTCAACGTTGGAATGGGATACTCAGCCTACTTAGTACACCGCGACGGTGGAGGACTGGACGGACAAGCCAGAGTTCCCATTGCTTTCTACCTGGTCAGTCTATCCTGCAACTGGGCGTGGCCCGCATTCTTCTATGACAGGACCAAGTTTGCCATT GCACTTCTGGACACTGTAGCGCTATGCTGTGCCATTGGAGCATTGACTGCCATGTACCGACCAATCAACACTATGGCCGCCATTCTGACTCTCCCGTGTTTGTCCTGGAGTCTGTACGTCACTCTGTTCACCTATCGCGTCTGGAAACATGGACACCGCAGGAAGTGGCGCGGCGTAAAATAA
- the LOC135400161 gene encoding translocator protein-like, with protein sequence MKLMKDTDEALTTLGWMLLPNVGGMAGNYIISSKCGRFERLPSRPVFPSGTLQIALWTSFNVGMGYAAFLVYRDGGGLHGAARLPMAAYAASLCFNWAWPPLFYDKLKFSVALIDITLLSGTVGLLGHMYRPINDTASKIMIPCFLWSLWVTMYNMRVWRFIAKTHRE encoded by the exons ATGAAGCTGATGAAAGACACGGATGAGGCCCTCACTACCTTGGGATGGATGCTGCTGCCCAACGTCGGAGGAATGGCAGGCAATTACATAATCTCTTCCAAGTGCGGCCGCTTCGAG AGGCTTCCATCGCGTCCTGTATTCCCGTCGGGTACTCTTCAGATTGCCCTTTGGACCTCCTTCAACGTAGGTATGGGGTACGCTGCCTTCCTTGTCTATCGCGACGGCGGGGGTCTACATGGAGCAGCCCGACTTCCGATGGCAGCGTACGCAGCGAGTCTCTGTTTCAATTGGGCCTGGCCTCCCCTCTTCTATGACAAGCTTAAATTTTCGGTG GCCCTGATCGATATTACACTGCTGTCTGGCACGGTGGGACTCCTGGGTCATATGTACCGCCCAATCAACGATACGGCCTCCAAGATCATGATCCCCTGCTTCCTTTGGAGTCTATGGGTGACCATGTACAACATGCGGGTGTGGAGATTCATAGCCAAAACGCACAGAGAGTGA